The window ACATCAAATTTCTTCAGGGAAACGAGGCCTGCGTCGAGGGCGCGCTGTATGCCGGTCTTGATTTTTTTGCCGGTTATCCCATTACGCCTTCCACTGAGGTGGCCGAGCAGCTCTCGAGCCGCTTGCCGCAGAAAGGCGGCAAATTTATCCAGATGGAAGACGAAATCGCATCCATGGGCGCCATCATCGGGGCGTCCCTGACCGGGCACAAGGTCATGACCGCCACCAGCGGCCCGGGTTTTTCCCTGATGCAGGAGGCGCTGGGGTATGCCATCATGGCGGAGATCCCCTGCGTCATCGTCAATGTCCAGCGGGGCGGGCCCTCCACCGGCAATCCGACCCATGTCAGCCAGGGGGATGTCAATCAGGCCCGCTGGGGAACGCACGGAGACCATGCGATTGTCACGATGACGGCTTCCAACAATCAGGACGTCTTTGCCGTCACCGTGGACGCCTTCAATATTGCCGAAACCTACCGGACTCCGGTGATCCTCCTTTTCGACGAAGTGGTGGGACACATGCGTGAGCGGCTCATCATGCCGGAACCGGGTGAAATCCCGCTGGTGGAAAGGCTGAGAACCTCGGTCAAGGGGGGTGTGGACTATCATCCCTATCTGCCGCGGGAGGACGGCCGGCTGCCGATGTCGGACTTCGGCGGGGTCCACCGTTATAATGTCACCGGTTTGTTTCATGACATGTGGGGGTTTCCGTCCAACAACCCCCAGGTGGTTCACGGGCTATTGCGCCATCTGGTGGACAAGATCGAGAACAACGTCAACCAGATCGCCCGCTACAAGGAATTTTATCTTGAGGATGCCGAATGTGTTCTCATCTCCTATGGCTCAGCAGCCCGGGCGGCCCGGCATGTGGTGGAAAGCCGCAGGCCCCGGGGCGAACGCTTCGGACTGCTGGAACTCCAGACGCTGTGGCCGTTTCCTAACAACATCGTGCAGGAGAAGTGTGCGGACGCAAAATTCGTGGTGGTGGTTGAAATGAACATGGGGCAGGTGCTTCATTCGGTTAAGGCGGTGGTCGATGAGCCTGAAAAAGTATTTCTGGCCAACCGCATCGACGGGGTCTTTATTACCGATGCGGACATCCGCAATATCCTGCGACTCATCCGGGGAAAAGGAGTGTAAGGCATGGCGGTAAAGAATTACATCAGAGAACGGTTTTTTCCACACCTGTGGTGCCCGGGCTGCGGTCACGGGACCGTGCTCAACGGCCTGCTGCGCGCGGTGGAAAAACTCGGTATGAGCAAGAGCGAAATCGTGATGGTGTCCGGCATCGGCTGCTCTTCCCGAATTTCCGGTTATGTTGATTTTCACACCCTGCACACCCTGCATGGCCGGGCGCTGGCATTTGCCACCGGCGTTAAATTAAGCCGCCCGGAACTGAACCTGATCGTCCCCATGGGGGACGGAGATGCCCTGGCCATCGGTGGCAATCATTTTATTCATGCCGCCCGCCGCAATATCGATATTACCGCCATCGTGATGAATAACCGCACCTACGGCATGACCGGGGGGCAGTATTCGCCCCTGTCGGGCTACGGCACCAGCGCTACGACAGCACCCTATACCAATATCGACCACGACTTTGATATTGTCCAGCTGGCAATCGCCGCCGGTGCGACCTTTGTGGCCCGCACCACCACCTATCATGTGAACCAGATAGCGGATATGATCCAGCGGGCCATTTTGCATGAAGGCTTTTCAGTGGTTGAAATCATGTCCCAGTGCCCCACCTATTTCGGCCGGAAAAACAGGGCCGGCAGCGCCGTGGACATGATGGAACAATATAAAACCGATACCACGCCGATCGGATCGAAAGCCAAAAAGGAAAATCCCGGCCTGATCGAACGAGGGGTTTTTGTGGAGAAAGAACTGCCGGAATACTGTAACGAATACAACCGCATCATCGAACGGGCGATGAAAGGGCGTTAATCATGGAAAGATGCAGAATGGTGTTTTCTGG is drawn from Desulfobacterales bacterium and contains these coding sequences:
- a CDS encoding 2-oxoacid:ferredoxin oxidoreductase subunit beta, giving the protein MAVKNYIRERFFPHLWCPGCGHGTVLNGLLRAVEKLGMSKSEIVMVSGIGCSSRISGYVDFHTLHTLHGRALAFATGVKLSRPELNLIVPMGDGDALAIGGNHFIHAARRNIDITAIVMNNRTYGMTGGQYSPLSGYGTSATTAPYTNIDHDFDIVQLAIAAGATFVARTTTYHVNQIADMIQRAILHEGFSVVEIMSQCPTYFGRKNRAGSAVDMMEQYKTDTTPIGSKAKKENPGLIERGVFVEKELPEYCNEYNRIIERAMKGR
- a CDS encoding 2-oxoacid:acceptor oxidoreductase subunit alpha, whose translation is MSTNIKFLQGNEACVEGALYAGLDFFAGYPITPSTEVAEQLSSRLPQKGGKFIQMEDEIASMGAIIGASLTGHKVMTATSGPGFSLMQEALGYAIMAEIPCVIVNVQRGGPSTGNPTHVSQGDVNQARWGTHGDHAIVTMTASNNQDVFAVTVDAFNIAETYRTPVILLFDEVVGHMRERLIMPEPGEIPLVERLRTSVKGGVDYHPYLPREDGRLPMSDFGGVHRYNVTGLFHDMWGFPSNNPQVVHGLLRHLVDKIENNVNQIARYKEFYLEDAECVLISYGSAARAARHVVESRRPRGERFGLLELQTLWPFPNNIVQEKCADAKFVVVVEMNMGQVLHSVKAVVDEPEKVFLANRIDGVFITDADIRNILRLIRGKGV